The stretch of DNA TGTTCTTGCAGTCTCCCTTTTGGTGGATAGCCCTGGGCAGGGGATAAGCCCCGCTGAAAGTGGCAATCAGATAGCTGTAGTATTTATTGAAGGGCCCATAATGGGTGGGCGTTCAGGCAGCGATTTCCTTTCAGGAACAACTGCCGGCTCCATGACAGTGATGGAACATTTAAGGAAGGCAGCCAGTGATCCTGCAGTAGGTGCCGTAGTACTGCGTTTTAACACGCCAGGGGGGAGCGTACCGGCTTCTCAAGAAATTGCTGCAGAAATTATGCGTTTAAAGGAAACCGGCAAGCCCATTGTAGCATCCATGGCAGATGTTTCTGCATCTGCAGGCTACTACCTGGCAGCTCTTGCAGATGTCATTGTAGCAAACCCTGGAACTATTACAGGAAGTCTTGGTGTATACATGCAGGTGGCCAATTTCGAAGAATTATATGAAAAACTGGGAATAGAATATAACTACATAAAAAGTGGGGAATATAAGGACATGGGGGCCTCCAACAGAGCCCTGCGGCCAGAAGAAAGAGAGATCCTGCAGGCCATGGTGGATGATATCTACCGGCAGTTTGTTGAAACCGTTGCAGAGGGAAGAAATATGACCCAGGAAAAGGTAAAGGAATTGGCTGATGGTAGAATCTATACAGGTAACCAGGCAAAGGAGCTGGGTCTGGTTGATGAGCTGGGGAACTACTATGATGCAATTAATATAGCAGCCAGGATGGCTGGGATACCGGAAGAGCCGAGGGTAAAAAGCTATTACAAGCCAGGGCCTTTAGATTTTTTATTCAGCAGCCAAAACCTTTTAAACCTCTGGAAGGGCTTATCTGTACAACCAGGGCAGCCCTTTATTGTAAACCAGGGAAATCTAAACTAGGGGGAAAATAGTTTTGACTGAAGAAAAAGAAAACAGGGAAGAAATTACAAAGGATGAGATTAAAAATATACCTTTAGGGGAACAAATAGAAAGTGGGCCAGATGCTCCAGAGGTCAAGGATGCTCTAGAGATTAGAAATCCTCAGCCTGGGTTAGGCAGTGAAGAAACTGAGGATAGGTTGAGCCTGGTTGAAATTCTTTACGGCACAGTAGCTTCACCCAATGAAACCTTTGCCAGATTGGTCAGGAAGCCTCCCGTTATTAAAAGTGTCCTTACAGTTATTGTGATCTATATATTTACCTGGCTTCTTAATCTTTCACATTTAAAAAAAGCAGGATTTGAAAACCTGATGGTGGAAGAGTTTGGTCAGATTTCAGGGCAGTTATTAGGCAATATTTTTATTGTAATGGGGTTTTTAGGAATAATTTTTGTACTATTAACATGGTTTGTTATTTCCGGTTCATTGAATCTATGGGCCTCCCTTCTTGGTGGCAGGGATAATGCCAAAGGCCTGTTTGCACTCTATGGATTTGCCATGCTGCCAGGTGTTTTTTCTGAAGTGCTGCAGACATTAATTAATCTCCTGGGATTACCTGGAGCCATAAACTGGCTTATTGTCATCTTTACATTTATCTGGATACTCTACCTGCAGATGATTGCCATTAAAACAACACAGGGTCTATCAACAGGGTTATCCTTATTTGCAGCTCTAACTCCAATTCTAGTTATGGGCCTGCTGATGATTTTTACTGCTTTGCTGGTGCTGGCAGCTTTTCTCCCAGTGTATCAAAATTTTTTTAATATATAAGAACCTAGAAGGAATCGTTATAAACATGGAAGAATTATATAGCTGGGGTGGGGTATAAACAGTTAACGGAGGTACCATCAGTGAAAAAAGAAAAGAAACCGTCTGTTCTAATTGTAGATGACCAATTAGGGGTAAGGATGCTGCTTTCAGAAGCTTTTAGTCTTGAGTGTTTTGAGGTAGATACTGCAGCTAGTGGGGAGGAAGCCTTAGAATTGCTTAAGACCAGCCACCCTGATGTGCTGTTTCTGGACTTGAAAATGCCCAAAAAGGATGGCATGTATGTTTTTAGCCAGCTTAAAAAAATGGAGTATAAAGGGTTTATAGTACTTATGACAGGCATGGAAACAGTAGATGTTAATATAGATGTGGACTATGTCCTGAGCAAGCCCTTTGATATCGATTATGCAATAAAAATACTTCATCAATTGCTTAACATCAAAAGTGAGGAAAAGTACTTATCATAAATAGTGCAGGATTTTAAGATTTTTACTAGAACTATTTACAGGAAAGGAGGGTATATAATATGATACCTACCACTACGGTTGTAGCCATACGTTGTCCTGAATGTGGAAAAATGGAATATATTTCAGTTTCCCTGTTTTCCTTTAGTGGTTCAAATGGTGTAGCTTTAAAGTGCTCATGTGGATATGAGATTATAAAACTGACTACAAAGAAAAGACAAGATTTTTGGTTTCAATATATATGTGCCATGTGTGAAGGACGGCACCTGTTAAAGGTTACCAGAGGCAAGCTGTGGTCTGGTGAGACTCCCCTTGACTTAGTATGTGAAGAAACTGGAATAGAAGTAGGCTATGTAGGCTCCAGGGAAAAGGTTAGGGAGAAGGTTAAAAAGCAGGACCAATCCTTAGCTGAGATGGCAGATAAGCTTGGATTTACTGAGTTTTTTAATAATTCGTCAGTAATGTACGAGGTTCTAGAGCATGTTTATGATATAGCTGAAAGGGGTAAGCTTTACTGTACTTGTGGTAATTATGAGATTGAAGTTGAGATATATCCAGAATATATACAGCTAACCTGTGAAAAATGTAAAGCTTCCGGAAAGGTAATGGCTGATAAAGAAGAAGATTTGCACCTGCTTAAAAAAACATGGGAATTAAAACTAACCAGGAACGGTTTCTTGTTTAACAAAACGGAAGACTATAACAACCACAATTTTTAATACATTATTAATGAGGAATCACACCTTGTTTCCACTTGGAGAAGATAAGATAAAATGGAGGGGTTAAAATGCCACTTGTTACTGTTAAGGAGCTGCTAAAGGCAGCTGAACAGGACAATTATGCTGTGGGAGCGTTTAATTGTAATAATATGGAAATAATTCAAGCAATAGTCCAGGCTGCAGAGGAGGAGAACTCGCCAGTTATAGTTCAAGCCAGCCAGGGTGCAATAAAATATGCAGGTTTAGAATATATAACAGCTCTAACCAAGCTTGCGGCTGAGCAAACTAGAGTGCCTGTAGCTTTACATCTGGACCATGGAACAAGCTTTGACCAGGTTGTAAAATGTATCAGACATGGCTTCACTTCTGTCATGATTGACGGTTCGGCTTATCCCTTGCCGGAAAACATAATGCTGACCAAAAAGGTTATTGAGGTTGCAAGAGCTATTGGCGTTAGTGTTGAGGCTGAGCTTGGAAAAATAGGTGGAACAGAGGACGATATTACAGTTGACGAAAAAGAAGCTGCCTTTACCGACCCGCAGGAGGCCAGGGAGTTTGTAGAAGCTACCGGAGTGGATGCCCTTGCTGTGGCAATTGGTACTGCCCATGGAATTTATAAGGGGGAGCCAAAGCTTGACTTTGAGAGACTAAAAAAGATTACTTCATTAATAGATACCCCAATAGTTTTACATGGCTCTTCAGGGGTACCGGATGAAGCAATTAAGCAGGCAATCAGCCTGGGTGTTAGAAAGGTTAACATAGATACTAATCTACGAGAAGCCTTTGTTAAAAAATCAAGACAGGTCCTGGAAGAAAAGCCCAAGGAAATAGATCCAAGAAAGATTCTGGGACCGGCCAGGGACGCCATGAAGGAAGTAATAAGGGAAAAGATTCGCCTCTTTGGAAGCAGCGGTAAAGCATAAATTACAAATTTCAAATAAGACACGGGTACTTCCGTTGTCTTATTTTGCTATAATACCTTGATTAATTTAATAAATTTTGGAGGGATTTTTGTGAAAATATTTATAGATACGGCCAACATCCAGGAAATAAAGGAAGCCAATGACCTTGGAATAATTAGTGGTGTTACAACAAATCCATCACTAATTGCCAAGGAAGGCAGAAATTTTGAAGAGGTAGTTAATGAAATATGTAAAATTGTAGATGGACCTATAAGTGCAGAGGTTATCAGTACACTGTCTGAAGGCATGGTGAAGGAAGCAAGAGAGCTGGTTAAAATTCACAACAATATAGTAATTAAAATACCCATGTGTGCCGAGGGCCTAAAGGCCGTAAAAATTCTCAGCAGTGAGGGTATAAAAACTAATGTGACCCTTATTTTTAGTGCAAATCAAGCATTGCTGGCTGCCAGGGCGGGTGCTGCATATGTAAGCCCCTTTGTAGGCAGGCTGGATGATGTAAGTCATAATGGTATGGAGCTAATCTCAGAGATAGTGCAGATTTTTGCCCAACATGGCATTAATGCTGAGGTAATTGCAGCAAGTATTCGTAACCCAATTCATGCCAAGGAAGCAGCACTGCTGGGTGCAGACATTGCCACAATTCCCTATCAAGTAATTGTTCAAATGATCAATCATCCATTAACAGATATAGGCATCAAAAGGTTTCTTGAGGATTGGGATAAGGTGCCCAAGTAAAATTAAATGCAGCAAAAAGCAGGAAACTATGGCATACATGTCAAAGTAACTTCCATGAATGTTTGAGAAATTGGGAGTGACATTATTGTATCATATCGTAGGATATACCTTCCTTGCTGCAGCTCTAATTCTAGTAGCAGCACTATTTTTTTCTAAAGCTAAAGATTATAAAAAGCTTCTCATAAAAAATTCCCTTTTGGAAGAAGAAATCCGAAGCTTTACACAGAAACTTGATGAAGACCTGAAGCTTGCCCATGACTTTAAAAGACAATACTTGTCTAATAACCATAGTCTTCATGGAGTAGATGTATCTGTAAGGCATTTTTCTGATTCTGTTGTTGGGGGAGATTTTTTTTCTTTAGTACCATTAGATAAAAACCCTGATAGATGTAGAAGGTGCATTGAGCCCTGCGGCAGCTCCCTTTGCCACCTGGCAAAGAATGAAGGTGGTTTTATCATAGGAGATATAAACATTTCCGGCCTGCCGGCAGCATTGATGATTGCACAGGTTTTAAGTACTGCTGAACAGGTTGCTGGAACCATTACATCCCCAGGCAAAATATTAGAGCGAGTTAATAATTTTATTTACAAAGGTAAAAACCAGCAGCAAAATCTATTTACTACAGCTTTTTATGGATTCATAGATCAGAGAAAGGGTGTCCTTAAATACTCACATGGGGGACATGAGCCGCCAATATTTTACAGCAAGTCCACGGATAAATTAGTAAGACTTGAAGGACCTGGCCTTATCCTGGGAACAAGCCCAAACCAAAGGTTTGAGGAAAGGGAAATTTTTCTGACAAAAGGCGATAAAATAATTATGTATACGCCTTTCCTTGAAGAAAAAGAAACAGTCAGCCTTCTAGACCTTGTTTCAAAATACGTCAGAGAGGACATGAATTCTTTACTAGACAATGTTGAGAAAGAATTAAAAAACCTGGTCCAGAGTAAGGGCAATAGACGAAATTTTATTCTTGTGGGCTTAGAAATTATTAATACCCCCTTTGGTAAATATACAGTTCCTGCCCATCTGTCCATGATCAGCAAGATAACAGAAGAGGTTATTTTCATTGCCCAACAAATGGGGATGAGAAACAAAGGCATAATCGCCCTTAGGGTGTCCCTTAGTGAGATCCTTTC from Desulfitibacter alkalitolerans DSM 16504 encodes:
- a CDS encoding Yip1 family protein translates to MTEEKENREEITKDEIKNIPLGEQIESGPDAPEVKDALEIRNPQPGLGSEETEDRLSLVEILYGTVASPNETFARLVRKPPVIKSVLTVIVIYIFTWLLNLSHLKKAGFENLMVEEFGQISGQLLGNIFIVMGFLGIIFVLLTWFVISGSLNLWASLLGGRDNAKGLFALYGFAMLPGVFSEVLQTLINLLGLPGAINWLIVIFTFIWILYLQMIAIKTTQGLSTGLSLFAALTPILVMGLLMIFTALLVLAAFLPVYQNFFNI
- a CDS encoding response regulator; amino-acid sequence: MKKEKKPSVLIVDDQLGVRMLLSEAFSLECFEVDTAASGEEALELLKTSHPDVLFLDLKMPKKDGMYVFSQLKKMEYKGFIVLMTGMETVDVNIDVDYVLSKPFDIDYAIKILHQLLNIKSEEKYLS
- the fsa gene encoding fructose-6-phosphate aldolase — its product is MKIFIDTANIQEIKEANDLGIISGVTTNPSLIAKEGRNFEEVVNEICKIVDGPISAEVISTLSEGMVKEARELVKIHNNIVIKIPMCAEGLKAVKILSSEGIKTNVTLIFSANQALLAARAGAAYVSPFVGRLDDVSHNGMELISEIVQIFAQHGINAEVIAASIRNPIHAKEAALLGADIATIPYQVIVQMINHPLTDIGIKRFLEDWDKVPK
- a CDS encoding ATP-binding SpoIIE family protein phosphatase → MYHIVGYTFLAAALILVAALFFSKAKDYKKLLIKNSLLEEEIRSFTQKLDEDLKLAHDFKRQYLSNNHSLHGVDVSVRHFSDSVVGGDFFSLVPLDKNPDRCRRCIEPCGSSLCHLAKNEGGFIIGDINISGLPAALMIAQVLSTAEQVAGTITSPGKILERVNNFIYKGKNQQQNLFTTAFYGFIDQRKGVLKYSHGGHEPPIFYSKSTDKLVRLEGPGLILGTSPNQRFEEREIFLTKGDKIIMYTPFLEEKETVSLLDLVSKYVREDMNSLLDNVEKELKNLVQSKGNRRNFILVGLEIINTPFGKYTVPAHLSMISKITEEVIFIAQQMGMRNKGIIALRVSLSEILSNAIIHGSGKDPNKSIDIEVWIEDKKIKVKVKDSGKGFDYKKLDFERIPEDLFAEEGRGLFLIKNYVDDMQFCDGGSSLTITKAID
- a CDS encoding class II fructose-1,6-bisphosphate aldolase, translating into MPLVTVKELLKAAEQDNYAVGAFNCNNMEIIQAIVQAAEEENSPVIVQASQGAIKYAGLEYITALTKLAAEQTRVPVALHLDHGTSFDQVVKCIRHGFTSVMIDGSAYPLPENIMLTKKVIEVARAIGVSVEAELGKIGGTEDDITVDEKEAAFTDPQEAREFVEATGVDALAVAIGTAHGIYKGEPKLDFERLKKITSLIDTPIVLHGSSGVPDEAIKQAISLGVRKVNIDTNLREAFVKKSRQVLEEKPKEIDPRKILGPARDAMKEVIREKIRLFGSSGKA
- the sppA gene encoding signal peptide peptidase SppA, which gives rise to MRKGVLVGIVVTILIAVLAVSLLVDSPGQGISPAESGNQIAVVFIEGPIMGGRSGSDFLSGTTAGSMTVMEHLRKAASDPAVGAVVLRFNTPGGSVPASQEIAAEIMRLKETGKPIVASMADVSASAGYYLAALADVIVANPGTITGSLGVYMQVANFEELYEKLGIEYNYIKSGEYKDMGASNRALRPEEREILQAMVDDIYRQFVETVAEGRNMTQEKVKELADGRIYTGNQAKELGLVDELGNYYDAINIAARMAGIPEEPRVKSYYKPGPLDFLFSSQNLLNLWKGLSVQPGQPFIVNQGNLN